A window of Christiangramia forsetii KT0803 contains these coding sequences:
- a CDS encoding enoyl-ACP reductase FabI, translating into MVAEFKDKEYWALILGGSSGLGYASAKKLAKHGMNIIIIHRDRRSEIPDIEEAFDEIRNSDVKFESFNADAVKKESREELILKIKDILGENGRIRTLLHSIAKGNLKPMTGDDNLLENIDFQLTIDAMALSLYDWAQAIFRNHLFAKDARVISFTSDGNKKAWKNYAAVSAAKVTLEALTRSMALEFARHGIRANCIQAGITVTRSFQMIPGNETLRVHALKHNPFRRLTVPDDVANAVYLLSKDEASWITGTIIPVNGGEHLM; encoded by the coding sequence ATGGTAGCAGAATTTAAAGATAAGGAGTACTGGGCGCTTATTCTTGGCGGAAGTAGCGGTCTCGGTTATGCCAGCGCAAAGAAACTGGCTAAACACGGCATGAATATTATCATTATTCATCGCGATAGAAGAAGTGAGATTCCTGATATTGAAGAAGCCTTCGACGAAATTAGAAATTCAGACGTAAAATTTGAAAGTTTTAATGCCGATGCAGTCAAGAAAGAAAGTCGGGAAGAACTTATTTTAAAAATTAAAGATATCCTGGGTGAAAATGGTAGAATCCGAACCCTTCTTCACAGCATAGCCAAAGGAAATCTAAAGCCAATGACCGGTGATGATAATCTACTGGAGAATATAGATTTTCAGTTAACTATAGATGCTATGGCCCTTAGTCTTTATGATTGGGCGCAGGCAATTTTCAGAAATCATCTTTTCGCTAAAGATGCACGGGTAATTTCCTTTACAAGTGATGGGAATAAGAAAGCATGGAAGAATTATGCAGCTGTTTCTGCAGCAAAAGTCACCCTTGAAGCTTTAACCAGGAGTATGGCCCTGGAATTTGCCAGACACGGTATTAGGGCAAACTGCATTCAGGCAGGGATTACCGTTACCCGGTCTTTCCAGATGATTCCCGGGAATGAAACCTTACGGGTACATGCGTTAAAACACAATCCTTTTAGACGATTAACCGTGCCAGATGATGTGGCAAATGCGGTGTACCTATTGAGTAAGGATGAAGCAAGTTGGATCACGGGAACTATTATTCCTGTGAATGGCGGGGAACATTTAATGTAA
- a CDS encoding type III polyketide synthase: protein MSVRIISAEKELPEYSRDTKDVLPLVEEWLGDQDERFRRKILKIFEGAGVDKRYSIMSPEDVFTATSFEDKNNIYVREVKKLGKEVLNKALTNSGWEPESLDYIITVSCTGIMIPSLDAYLINDLNLRRDIIRLPVTEMGCAAGISGMIYANNFLKSNPGKRAAVVAVESPTATFQLNDFSMANMVSAAIFGDGAACVLLSSEEDAKGPAIIGEEMYHFYDATQMMGFDLTNQGLQMILDPAVPETISNHFPDIIHPFLKKHGSSIERVDHLIFHPGGRKIVQTVSDLFGNLGKNIDDTREVLRLYGNMSSATVLYVLERFLKKEIQEGEQGIMLSFGPGFSAQRILIEW, encoded by the coding sequence ATGAGTGTAAGAATTATTAGTGCTGAAAAAGAATTACCAGAATATTCTAGAGATACTAAAGATGTATTACCATTGGTAGAGGAGTGGCTGGGAGATCAGGATGAAAGATTTAGGAGAAAAATTCTAAAGATTTTTGAAGGAGCAGGGGTAGATAAACGTTATTCTATTATGTCTCCCGAGGATGTTTTCACCGCAACTTCCTTTGAAGATAAGAACAATATTTATGTTCGGGAAGTTAAAAAACTAGGGAAAGAGGTATTGAATAAGGCATTAACTAATTCTGGCTGGGAACCTGAATCTTTAGACTATATAATTACCGTAAGCTGTACAGGGATTATGATCCCATCTTTGGACGCATACCTTATCAATGATCTTAATTTAAGAAGAGATATTATAAGGTTGCCGGTTACCGAAATGGGCTGTGCCGCGGGAATTTCAGGAATGATCTATGCTAATAATTTTTTAAAATCTAATCCTGGAAAACGGGCTGCAGTAGTAGCAGTAGAAAGCCCTACAGCAACTTTTCAGCTGAATGACTTCAGCATGGCAAATATGGTTAGTGCGGCTATTTTTGGTGATGGTGCTGCCTGTGTTTTGCTTTCTTCAGAAGAAGATGCTAAAGGTCCTGCAATTATTGGAGAAGAAATGTATCATTTTTATGATGCAACCCAAATGATGGGATTTGATCTTACCAATCAGGGATTACAAATGATATTAGATCCTGCGGTGCCTGAAACAATTTCAAATCACTTTCCAGATATTATACATCCATTTCTTAAAAAGCATGGTTCTTCCATAGAAAGGGTTGATCATTTAATATTTCATCCCGGAGGCAGAAAAATTGTACAGACGGTTTCTGATCTTTTTGGTAACTTAGGAAAGAATATAGATGATACCCGGGAAGTATTACGCCTTTATGGCAATATGAGCAGTGCAACAGTTCTCTATGTTCTTGAGCGTTTTCTGAAGAAGGAAATTCAGGAAGGAGAACAAGGAATTATGCTAAGTTTTGGACCGGGCTTTTCAGCACAAAGAATTTTAATAGAATGGTAG
- a CDS encoding methyltransferase domain-containing protein has product MFKIDTSRRTDKSEIMDDFDLQGNELRRTLKDLENINAWLGGNKITINGIEKLLENQSNSRRIRIADIGCGNGAMLRKIAKWGKRKDYNLELIGIDANAHAVEIARELSGDFDNISFEELNIFSDSFKNMNFDIILCTLTLHHFKDKQIVDLLKQLYNQSKLGVVINDLHRNSSAYILFQAFCVVFVNNEIARKDGLTSILRGFKKRDIQNFAKKVAAKNHEISWKWAFRYQWIIKKE; this is encoded by the coding sequence ATGTTTAAAATAGATACTTCCAGGCGTACCGATAAGAGCGAGATCATGGATGATTTTGATCTACAGGGTAATGAATTGCGAAGAACTTTAAAAGATCTGGAGAATATCAATGCCTGGCTAGGTGGAAATAAAATTACTATTAATGGGATTGAGAAGCTTTTAGAAAATCAATCAAATTCGAGAAGAATTAGAATAGCTGATATAGGCTGCGGAAATGGAGCCATGCTTAGAAAAATTGCGAAATGGGGGAAAAGAAAGGATTATAATCTGGAACTAATAGGGATCGATGCCAATGCCCATGCTGTCGAAATAGCTCGGGAACTCTCAGGGGATTTTGATAATATCAGTTTTGAAGAGTTGAATATTTTTAGCGATTCTTTTAAGAACATGAATTTTGATATCATTCTTTGTACGCTAACCTTACATCATTTCAAGGACAAACAAATAGTAGACCTGTTAAAGCAATTATACAACCAGTCAAAATTGGGTGTGGTAATAAATGATCTGCATAGAAATAGTTCTGCATATATTTTGTTTCAGGCGTTTTGTGTGGTTTTTGTAAATAATGAGATCGCCAGGAAAGACGGCTTGACTTCAATACTTCGAGGTTTTAAGAAAAGGGATATTCAGAATTTTGCTAAAAAAGTGGCCGCAAAGAATCATGAAATATCCTGGAAATGGGCATTTAGATATCAGTGGATCATTAAAAAAGAATAA
- a CDS encoding NAD(P)/FAD-dependent oxidoreductase: protein MKNTQVIIIGGGLAGLTAAIHLCQKEIDVILIEKEQYPHHKVCGEYLSREVIPYLNSLNLNIEALKAPIINRVEYSSVSGKLISCDLNMGGIGISRYSLDHLLYKKAENSGCTIINSLAVEIEYTNEQFIVTTSQGEIITSEFVLGAYGKRSNLDKKLSRKFIQEQSGWLAVKAHYKTNSEFYSENLVSLHNFSGGYCGLSKTELNTINVCYLASYASFKNYKNTEDYKEKVLMKNPHLRKFFNNAEMVFDKELSIAQVCFDKKSMIENHILMIGDSAGLIHPLCGNGMAMAIHSAKIASEGILRFYNLKNITRNDVENNYVQEWNQKFSSRLKAGRVLQKVFLNKTLTNISQGFLNRVPQLLPHIIKRTHGQPIHV, encoded by the coding sequence GTGAAGAACACTCAGGTTATAATAATTGGTGGAGGCCTGGCTGGTTTAACAGCAGCGATACATTTATGCCAGAAAGAGATTGATGTTATTCTTATAGAAAAGGAGCAGTATCCTCATCATAAGGTATGTGGCGAATATTTATCAAGAGAGGTGATACCCTATTTAAATTCACTAAACCTAAATATAGAAGCATTAAAAGCTCCGATTATAAACCGTGTTGAATATTCTTCAGTTTCGGGAAAATTAATTAGTTGTGACCTCAATATGGGAGGGATCGGAATAAGCCGTTATTCGCTGGATCATCTCTTATATAAAAAAGCTGAAAATTCAGGATGTACTATAATAAACTCACTGGCTGTAGAAATTGAATATACTAATGAGCAGTTTATAGTGACTACTTCTCAGGGAGAGATAATTACTTCAGAATTCGTTCTGGGAGCTTATGGTAAAAGATCAAATCTTGATAAGAAATTAAGCAGAAAATTCATTCAAGAACAATCGGGTTGGCTGGCTGTTAAAGCACATTATAAAACGAATTCAGAATTTTATTCGGAAAATCTTGTTTCCCTTCATAATTTCAGTGGAGGATATTGCGGACTTTCAAAAACGGAATTAAATACCATAAATGTTTGTTATCTGGCAAGCTATGCCAGTTTCAAAAATTATAAAAACACCGAAGATTATAAAGAAAAGGTGTTGATGAAAAACCCTCATCTAAGAAAATTTTTCAATAATGCTGAAATGGTATTCGATAAGGAACTATCTATAGCGCAGGTGTGCTTTGATAAAAAATCTATGATTGAAAACCATATTCTGATGATAGGTGATTCGGCAGGTTTAATTCACCCGTTATGTGGAAATGGAATGGCTATGGCTATACATAGTGCCAAAATTGCTTCAGAAGGAATTCTTAGGTTCTATAATCTTAAAAACATTACCAGAAATGATGTTGAAAATAACTATGTTCAGGAATGGAATCAGAAATTTAGTTCGAGATTAAAAGCCGGCAGAGTACTGCAGAAAGTATTTCTGAATAAAACCTTAACTAATATCTCTCAAGGGTTTCTGAATAGAGTACCTCAATTATTACCTCATATCATTAAAAGAACTCACGGACAACCAATTCATGTTTAA
- a CDS encoding OmpA family protein, producing the protein MKTVFNKMFAVLVVSSLLFGCEATRNANNKQKGAVIGATGGAVIGGVIGNNTGDGNTALGSIIGGVVGGAAGAIIGNKMDKQAKQIEEEIPGAEVERVGEGINVTFDESSGVYFDTEKYNINAKSQTTLNKLADIFKEYPQSNVLVEGHTDDTGSDSYNLTLSKNRAQAVTGYLVDNGIDRGRFTTKWYGESQPKYDNTTADGRSKNRRVELAIVANEELKEQAKKEAEIKNDNN; encoded by the coding sequence ATGAAGACAGTTTTTAATAAAATGTTTGCAGTATTAGTAGTATCAAGCCTTTTATTCGGGTGTGAAGCAACTAGAAATGCGAATAACAAACAGAAAGGTGCTGTAATTGGTGCCACAGGTGGTGCCGTTATTGGTGGTGTAATAGGTAATAACACTGGTGATGGTAATACTGCACTTGGATCTATTATTGGTGGAGTTGTTGGTGGAGCTGCCGGAGCGATCATTGGTAATAAAATGGATAAGCAGGCTAAGCAGATAGAGGAAGAAATTCCTGGAGCTGAAGTAGAACGTGTAGGAGAGGGTATTAATGTGACTTTTGATGAATCTAGTGGAGTTTACTTTGATACTGAAAAATATAATATTAATGCTAAGTCTCAAACTACACTTAATAAACTTGCTGATATTTTCAAAGAATATCCTCAATCTAATGTTCTTGTAGAAGGACATACCGATGATACAGGTAGTGATAGCTACAACTTAACGCTGTCAAAGAATAGAGCTCAGGCTGTAACCGGATATCTTGTAGATAACGGAATTGACAGAGGTAGATTTACTACAAAATGGTATGGGGAATCTCAGCCGAAATATGATAATACCACTGCCGATGGTCGTTCTAAGAATCGTAGAGTAGAGCTTGCAATTGTTGCGAATGAAGAACTTAAGGAACAGGCTAAAAAAGAGGCTGAAATAAAAAATGATAATAACTAA
- a CDS encoding lipocalin family protein — MKKYLILFTMAALIASCGGTSKVAKEARKTFDGNWTLTNITYPNNPGDFNVTLFNEASASCFENSTWDFVSNNNRGTYTISGVGCDGDTNYYIWSIDEENTPAGVYDFLLKPTNDKYKSTTGDQGFRLNLKSVTDTNMVWEQTVSLDGSPFTIRMNFSK, encoded by the coding sequence ATGAAAAAGTATCTAATTTTATTTACCATGGCGGCATTAATTGCCTCATGCGGTGGAACCAGTAAAGTGGCTAAAGAAGCCCGCAAGACCTTTGATGGAAACTGGACTTTAACCAATATTACCTATCCAAATAATCCCGGAGATTTTAATGTAACTCTATTTAATGAGGCTTCGGCTTCTTGTTTTGAGAATAGTACCTGGGATTTTGTTTCCAACAACAACCGTGGTACTTATACTATTAGCGGTGTGGGTTGTGATGGTGATACCAATTATTATATTTGGTCTATAGACGAAGAAAATACTCCTGCAGGAGTCTATGATTTTCTTCTTAAACCGACGAACGATAAATATAAATCTACTACCGGTGATCAGGGATTCAGACTGAATCTTAAAAGTGTAACTGATACCAATATGGTTTGGGAGCAGACAGTAAGTTTAGATGGTTCTCCTTTTACCATACGAATGAATTTTTCAAAATAA
- a CDS encoding DUF1328 family protein, with protein sequence MVRLIVIFLIIAIIAAIFGFGGVAEGAADIAKIIFYIFLVLLVISVLSRLFRK encoded by the coding sequence ATGGTACGTTTAATCGTTATTTTTCTGATCATCGCGATCATTGCCGCAATCTTTGGATTCGGTGGTGTTGCAGAAGGAGCTGCAGACATTGCAAAGATAATATTTTACATTTTCCTTGTATTGTTAGTGATTTCTGTTTTAAGCAGACTTTTCAGAAAATAA